The proteins below are encoded in one region of Archocentrus centrarchus isolate MPI-CPG fArcCen1 chromosome 13, fArcCen1, whole genome shotgun sequence:
- the LOC115791146 gene encoding olfactory receptor 11A1-like — protein sequence MINASKVSYFTLAAYFETGTLKYLCFMVVVSLYLSILCANILLIVVICVNRSLHEPMYMFLCSLFVNELYGSTGLFPFLLIQILSDVHTVSAPLCFLQIFCIYSYVCVEFCILAVMSYDRYLAICWPLQYNTRMTPDKIALLIALSWLYSFITIAALISLIAPLQLCGNAINKVYCLNYSIVKLACSETTANNIYGLIITVLTVFVPVILILYTYMRILKVCFSASKQTRQKAVSTCTPHLASLLNFSFGVCFEVIQSRFSLNSVHSMLQIVLSLYFLTCQPLFNPLLYGLNMSKIRRSLVSYKSR from the coding sequence ATGATAAACGCCTCAAAGGTTTCATACTTCACACTTGCTGCTTACTTCGAGACCGGGACTTTgaagtatttatgttttatggtTGTCGTGTCTTTATATTTGTCGATTCTTTGTGCCAATATCTTGCTGATTGTGGTTATCTGTGTGAACAGAAGCTTACATGAACCTATGTACATGTTTCTGTGCAGCCTGTTTGTAAATGAGCTGTATGGTAGTACAGGGCTGTTTCCATTCCTCCTGATTCAGATCCTCTCTGATGTTCACActgtttctgctcctctgtgcttcctgcagattttttgtatttattcttatGTGTGTGTTGAATTTTGCATCTTAGCCGTCATGTCCTATGACCGATATCTTGCTATCTGTTGGCCCCTGCAATATAATACACGTATGACACCAGACAAGATTGCCTTGCTCATTGCACTTTCATGGTTGTACTCTTTTATTACCATTGCTGCATTGATTTCACTGATTGctcctctgcagctgtgtggGAACGCCATCAACAAGGTTTACTGTTTGAACTACTCCATTGTGAAACTGGCCTGCTCTGAAACCACAGCAAATAACATTTATGGGCTTATTATCACAGTTCTCACAGTGTTTGTTCCAGTTATTCTGATCCTGTACACCTACATGAGGATCCTTAAAGTCTGTTTTTCCGCTTCCAAACAGACCCGACAGAAAGCCGTCAGCACCTGCACGCCTCACCTCGCTTCTCTGCTAAACTTCTCTTTTGGTGTTTGCTTTGAAGTAATCCAGAGCAGGTTCAGTCTGAACAGTGTGCACAGCATGTTGCAGATTGTTTTGTCTCTGTATTTTCTAACCTGCCAGCCGCTCTTTAACCCTTTACTGTACGGACTCAATATGTCAAAAATCCGTAGAAGTCTGGTTTCTTACAAGAGCAgataa